From one Lycium ferocissimum isolate CSIRO_LF1 chromosome 5, AGI_CSIRO_Lferr_CH_V1, whole genome shotgun sequence genomic stretch:
- the LOC132058223 gene encoding nuclear transcription factor Y subunit C-1-like — protein sequence MENKLHLSAANKAAAQSSGYPQPPYDHLLEKQQEQVEMCWNFQYQEIENLNDFKDHHLPLARFKRITKADGDVHMISAEAPIVFAKACELFILELTIRFWLHAEGEERRTLHKSNLEAAITLDDIFNFLVDVIPTEAAAGNVGSTSSGGPYYYSPLEQPDMPGVHPSMYLQPPPPPSQALLSIWHPAGDATGQSKCDDQSVNC from the exons ATGGAAAACAAACTTCACTTATCAGCGGCGAATAAGGCAGCGGCTCAGTCAAGTGGGTACCCGCAGCCACCCTACGACCATCTCCTTGAGAAACAACAGGAGCAGGTAGAGATGTGTTGGAACTTTCAGTATCAAGAAATCGAAAATCTTAACGATTTCAAAGACCACCATCTTCCCCTAGCCCGCTTCAAGAGGATCACGAAAGCTGACGGGGACGTCCACATGATCTCAGCTGAAGCACCAATTGTATTTGCCAAAGCATGTGAGCTCTTCATTCTGGAACTCACCATTCGCTTTTGGCTTCACGCCGAGGGAGAAGAGCGAAGGACTCTTCATAAGAGTAACCTCGAAGCGGCAATTACTCTAGATGACATTTTCAACTTCCTTGTTGATGTTATTCCTACGGAAGCGGCTGCTGGTAATGTGGGGTCCACATCAAGTGGTGGGCCCTACTATTACTCTCCATTGGAACAGCCTGATATGCCTGGAGTTCATCCCTCAATGTACCTGCAGCCTCCGCCACCACCATCGCAGGCGTTGCTGTCCATCTGGCACCCTGCTGGTGATGCTACTGGACAAAGTAAATGTGATGATCAAAG CGTGAACTGCTGA
- the LOC132056090 gene encoding uncharacterized protein LOC132056090 — translation MESWDISNVVSPHLSDLLDDEDQELEEIRREQDAKEWMALCHITKYILMYCEKYLCKEPCRTSMRSGNEFIQEILRGNETRCYENFRLKKAVFIDLSNDLTDKYGLKPTRGMSIHEMLGIFLMTCAHGVGNRMIQDIFQHSGETVHRHFHSVLKAVCKLARDIIQPHPNYNDGCDAHKPCKQRYLPFFKDCIGAIDGTHVKARLPQGQEIPYIGRKGYPTQNILAVVDFNMCFTFAWAGWEGAAHDSRIFAKALRREELNFPHPRGNNYYLVDAGYSHMKGYMAPYKGNNKCRRAHIWLLESKMVYFERHAILSH, via the exons ATGGAGAGTTGGGATATTAGCAATGTGGTATCTCCtcatttaagtgatttgttagatGACGAAGATCAAGAACTAGAAGAGATTCGGAGAGAGCAAGATGCGAAGGAGTGGATGGCTTTATGTCATATAACAAAATACATTTTGATGTATTGTGAAAAATACCTATGCAAAGAACCTTGTCGTACATCAATGCGCTCTGGAAATGAGTTTATTCAAGAGATATTACGAGGAAATGAGACTCGATGTTATGAAAATTTTCGACTGAAGAAGGCGGTGTTCATTGATCTATCCAATGACCTAACTGATAAATATGGGCTTAAACCCACTCGTGGAATGTCTATACATGAAATGTTAGGCATATTCTTGATGACTTGTGCACATGGAGTTGGAAATCGAATGATACAAGATATCTTTCAACATTCTGGAGAGACAGTTCATAGACACTTTCATAGTGTTTTAAAGGCCGTTTGTAAGCTTGCAAGAGATATCATTCAACCACATCCAAATTATAATGATGGTTGCGATGCTCACAAGCCATGTAAACAAAGATATCTCCCTTTCTTTAAA GACTGTATTGGAGCAATTGATGGCACACATGTTAAAGCTAGATTACCGCAAGGTCAAGAGATACCATATATTGGACGTAAAGGTTATCCGACTCAAAATATTCTCGCCGTTGTTGATTTTAATATGTGTTTTACATTTGCATGGGCTGGGTGGGAAGGAGCAGCTCACGATAGTCGCATATTTGCTAAGGCCCTTCGTAGAGAAGAGCTCAACTTTCCACATCCACGCGGAAACAACTATTATCTAGTTGATGCAGGATATTCACACATGAAAGGATACATGGCTCCATACAAAGGAAATAAT AAATGTAGAAGAGCGCACATTTGGCTTTTGGAAAGCAAGATGGTCTATTTTGAGAGACATGCCATACTATCACATTGA